A DNA window from uncultured Methanoregula sp. contains the following coding sequences:
- a CDS encoding cadherin-like beta sandwich domain-containing protein: MSNDVKGSIGYRVLHGNKLIPTVKRLSLPKGSTAKSDNSGQDNKNGVKSQDVGWKSVGDMTLSINDTGGSLYADLYALWKAGTKEIWTVQKAPANLNGELQGQAFISGIEPKHADDGGAQTIELTISPTGEFEPVTTLATGLSGLTIADDDSHALTLVPSFSATVYDYEVVAYHSGTENNNSDSVTLTPSSLAGTIYVNGIAVTSGQASGAITLNQGQGDYTLIGISVTEPGKGPTTYLVRVKMGDAAYVTP, encoded by the coding sequence ATGTCAAACGATGTAAAAGGATCAATCGGTTACCGTGTTTTACACGGGAACAAACTGATCCCGACGGTCAAGAGATTATCTCTGCCGAAGGGAAGTACTGCAAAATCAGACAATTCAGGCCAGGACAACAAGAACGGCGTCAAGAGTCAGGATGTCGGCTGGAAAAGTGTAGGGGATATGACCCTGTCGATAAACGACACCGGAGGATCGCTTTACGCCGATCTGTATGCACTCTGGAAAGCCGGAACGAAAGAGATCTGGACCGTTCAGAAAGCCCCGGCCAACCTTAACGGAGAACTCCAGGGGCAGGCATTCATCTCAGGGATCGAGCCCAAACACGCCGACGATGGGGGGGCGCAGACCATTGAGCTCACAATCTCCCCGACCGGAGAATTCGAACCTGTTACCACGCTGGCAACAGGCCTCTCCGGCTTGACCATTGCGGATGATGACAGCCACGCCCTCACACTCGTCCCGTCATTCAGCGCGACCGTTTACGATTATGAAGTCGTCGCATACCATTCAGGCACTGAGAACAACAACAGCGACAGCGTGACCCTCACTCCGTCATCACTGGCTGGCACTATCTATGTCAATGGCATTGCCGTCACCAGCGGGCAGGCATCCGGGGCCATCACACTCAACCAGGGCCAGGGAGACTACACGCTCATCGGCATCTCGGTAACCGAGCCCGGCAAAGGCCCGACAACGTACCTGGTCCGTGTGAAGATGGGCGACGCAGCATACGTTACTCCGTGA
- a CDS encoding phage tail domain-containing protein has product MGYRGFGNPPTKHLTSQAPGQHGATRDDTHFDPREISFDVMILAPTLSDLKIAGRALSAALNPADGEGTLLIIDDDGEEYAISCIGNNDPTSSSMSVRTGTQQLVTVNLIAHDPLFSKYPARVIRFGVDTPIRFPFSLPWKFAPSTPRQTITNLGNMQTEAKITITGAIVNPVITRSYTDKYGVVVSESFSFTLTMVAGEVLTITTGFNNKKITLLHDDGTYDANPFQYLNTTPQFFQLVPGDNQLELTYVSMGADTAMAVEISDRYSGIYV; this is encoded by the coding sequence ATGGGATATCGGGGTTTTGGCAACCCGCCCACAAAACACCTCACGTCGCAGGCACCGGGCCAGCACGGGGCAACGCGTGACGACACTCACTTCGACCCCCGCGAAATCTCGTTTGATGTAATGATCTTGGCCCCGACACTGTCAGATCTCAAGATTGCGGGTAGGGCACTCTCTGCCGCCCTTAATCCAGCTGATGGTGAGGGCACCCTATTGATTATTGATGATGATGGCGAGGAGTATGCAATATCCTGCATAGGCAATAACGATCCGACCTCCTCCTCAATGTCAGTCAGAACAGGAACTCAACAGCTGGTAACCGTCAATCTCATTGCCCACGACCCGCTTTTCTCCAAATACCCGGCCCGCGTTATCCGGTTCGGGGTCGACACACCGATCAGGTTCCCGTTCTCGCTGCCGTGGAAGTTCGCCCCGTCGACGCCCCGACAGACCATTACCAACCTGGGTAACATGCAGACCGAAGCGAAGATCACTATTACCGGCGCTATCGTCAACCCGGTAATAACACGATCTTACACCGACAAATACGGGGTGGTCGTTTCAGAATCGTTCTCGTTCACCCTCACCATGGTTGCGGGAGAGGTCCTCACCATCACCACCGGGTTCAACAACAAGAAGATCACGCTTCTCCACGATGACGGCACGTACGACGCCAACCCGTTCCAATACCTCAACACAACCCCGCAGTTTTTCCAGCTCGTTCCGGGTGACAACCAGCTCGAACTTACGTATGTGTCCATGGGGGCGGACACGGCAATGGCAGTGGAGATTTCAGATCGGTATTCGGGGATCTACGTATGA
- a CDS encoding minor capsid protein, which produces MTTELDIATYLASKGRGTLPAAGVVGTIFTTESPPLPDATITVASYAGQPPERMSSGAIDKPSFQIRVRGLKDDPTIGRALIETIAKDLDGLGNVSLSGTYYLSIISAQSDPTYMGRDENGRPEWVWNFYTSKLR; this is translated from the coding sequence ATGACCACTGAGCTGGACATCGCCACGTATCTGGCAAGTAAAGGCCGGGGCACGCTTCCGGCAGCAGGTGTAGTGGGCACGATCTTCACGACCGAAAGCCCGCCGCTCCCGGACGCTACGATCACCGTGGCGTCGTATGCGGGGCAGCCGCCGGAGCGGATGAGTTCAGGTGCGATCGACAAACCAAGTTTCCAGATCCGTGTCCGGGGTCTCAAGGACGATCCGACCATTGGACGAGCACTAATCGAGACCATCGCCAAAGACCTGGACGGGCTCGGGAACGTCTCTCTCTCAGGTACGTATTATTTGAGCATTATCTCTGCCCAATCCGACCCCACCTACATGGGCAGGGATGAGAACGGCCGCCCGGAATGGGTATGGAACTTCTACACATCAAAATTGAGGTAA